The following are encoded together in the Variovorax sp. PBS-H4 genome:
- a CDS encoding TetR/AcrR family transcriptional regulator, protein MHRLTTTRVAERAGVSVGTLYQYYPNKQALLLAVLGRHLDGVAGAVEAAARQAQQQPLARMVEAVVEAFVGAKVQHIDEARALYAVAEEPAGAELVRRASARASAAIQTMLACAPDAAFEDLGVTSYIFASAMIGPTRGVVERQAPPKLVRALQRHLVSLCLGYLDREKLPGWRAKTPS, encoded by the coding sequence ATGCACCGTCTGACGACGACGCGCGTCGCCGAGCGCGCCGGCGTCTCCGTCGGCACGCTCTACCAGTACTACCCGAACAAGCAGGCGCTGCTGCTTGCCGTGCTCGGACGGCACCTCGACGGCGTCGCAGGCGCGGTCGAGGCCGCTGCCCGCCAAGCACAGCAACAGCCGCTTGCGCGCATGGTCGAGGCCGTGGTGGAGGCGTTCGTCGGCGCAAAGGTCCAGCACATCGACGAAGCGCGGGCGCTGTATGCGGTCGCAGAGGAGCCGGCAGGTGCCGAACTGGTGAGGCGGGCAAGCGCCAGGGCCAGCGCCGCCATCCAGACGATGCTGGCCTGCGCACCTGACGCTGCATTCGAAGACCTGGGCGTGACGTCCTATATTTTCGCGTCCGCCATGATCGGGCCCACCAGGGGCGTGGTGGAGCGGCAGGCTCCGCCGAAGCTGGTGAGGGCCCTCCAGCGCCACCTTGTGTCCCTGTGCCTGGGCTACCTCGATCGCGAGAAGCTGCCAGGTTGGCGCGCGAAAACGCCTTCGTAG
- a CDS encoding MFS transporter, whose protein sequence is MQKSELVASSDWSAKLWLVGCCAFTSMASMRICDAMLPALAREFSLTAGQAARAISAFALAYGVLQLFYGPLGDRYGKVRVIGLATLACTVGSALAAASPNLEWLVASRALSGAAAAGIIPLTLAWIGDSVAYENRQAVLAQILGATVFGMIAGQWAGGLLAEGFGWRSAFCGLAAIFLVSGGLLIGRVISEPQVKQCTPVGVLQGIRSVVGSRWPKVVLVVTAIEGALAFSALAFIPSDLHLRFGLSMPMAGGLVALYGIGGLLYSRTARRMLRRWGEPGLARIGGIGTAIAFGTMAVAPSWYIVPPACFLAGFGFYALHNTMQTNATQMAPWARGTAVSLFACSLFLGQSLGVVGAAWLVDHYTAPAVFSVSAMGLLVLGLSFAVLVNRRGHP, encoded by the coding sequence ATGCAGAAGTCGGAACTCGTCGCCTCCAGCGATTGGTCAGCAAAGCTCTGGCTCGTGGGTTGCTGTGCGTTCACGAGCATGGCCTCGATGCGAATCTGCGACGCCATGCTTCCGGCTCTCGCCCGGGAGTTCAGTTTGACTGCAGGCCAGGCGGCAAGGGCAATTTCCGCCTTCGCGCTGGCTTACGGCGTCCTGCAGTTGTTCTACGGCCCGCTGGGCGACCGCTACGGCAAGGTCAGGGTCATCGGTCTCGCCACCTTGGCTTGCACGGTCGGCAGCGCCTTGGCGGCTGCATCGCCCAACCTTGAATGGCTGGTCGCGAGTCGCGCCCTCTCCGGCGCCGCAGCAGCCGGAATCATTCCTCTCACCTTGGCCTGGATTGGCGACAGCGTGGCCTATGAAAATAGACAAGCAGTGCTCGCACAAATCCTCGGGGCAACCGTCTTTGGGATGATTGCCGGGCAGTGGGCCGGAGGCCTCCTGGCTGAGGGCTTCGGTTGGCGCTCTGCCTTTTGCGGGTTGGCGGCCATCTTTTTGGTCAGCGGGGGACTCCTCATCGGTCGGGTCATATCCGAGCCGCAAGTGAAGCAGTGCACCCCTGTCGGCGTGTTGCAAGGCATTCGGTCGGTTGTGGGGTCGCGGTGGCCCAAAGTTGTTCTCGTGGTCACGGCGATTGAGGGGGCCCTGGCGTTCAGCGCTCTCGCTTTCATTCCCAGCGACCTTCACCTTCGCTTTGGTCTCTCGATGCCGATGGCCGGAGGCCTGGTCGCTCTCTACGGCATCGGCGGTCTGCTGTATAGCCGCACCGCGCGACGCATGCTTAGACGTTGGGGCGAGCCGGGGCTTGCGCGGATTGGGGGCATTGGGACGGCCATTGCGTTCGGCACGATGGCAGTCGCACCCAGCTGGTACATCGTGCCGCCCGCCTGCTTCCTGGCCGGCTTCGGCTTCTATGCGCTGCACAACACCATGCAAACAAATGCGACGCAGATGGCTCCCTGGGCACGAGGCACTGCGGTCTCTCTCTTTGCTTGCAGCCTCTTCCTGGGGCAGTCGCTGGGAGTTGTCGGTGCAGCTTGGCTGGTGGACCACTACACGGCTCCAGCCGTCTTCTCGGTTTCAGCCATGGGGCTGCTGGTGCTCGGCCTCTCGTTTGCAGTACTGGTCAATCGGCGAGGCCATCCATGA
- a CDS encoding NADH:flavin oxidoreductase/NADH oxidase, whose product MTHPDPLLFQPLKLRELELKNRVVISPMCQHAADAGRATPWHMVHLGKFALGGAGLILTESTAVDPRGRIGTADLGLWDDSQIEPLKAVVDFVHANDGAIGVQLAHAGRKSGSQPLWEGGAALSDDEMRGDAEPWQRLGPSSLAAGPGWTAPRAMDPREIEEVIQRFVDATVRAEKAGFDAVELHFGHGYLIASFLSPNSNHRDDEWGGSLEGRMRLALQVASRVRDAWPAGKPLFCRLSAVDGSVDGWSLDDSVVLARELAQLGVDVIDCSSGGLTEETRALPVPRGLGFQVPFSERIRHDANVRTQAVGMIVDASQAEAVLQEGKADLIALGREALFDPYWAHHAATTLGVDPKYQRWPIRHGVWLAKRAPGLARARAQAAEQLISPS is encoded by the coding sequence ATGACCCATCCTGACCCGCTGCTCTTCCAGCCTCTGAAGCTTCGAGAACTGGAGCTGAAGAATCGTGTCGTCATCTCACCCATGTGCCAACACGCCGCAGACGCTGGGCGGGCGACGCCTTGGCACATGGTCCACCTTGGCAAATTCGCGCTGGGTGGCGCGGGCCTCATCCTGACGGAGAGCACGGCGGTTGACCCGCGCGGCCGAATCGGAACTGCCGACCTGGGCTTGTGGGACGACAGTCAAATCGAGCCACTGAAGGCAGTCGTCGACTTCGTGCACGCCAACGACGGTGCAATTGGAGTCCAGTTGGCTCATGCCGGCCGAAAGTCCGGAAGCCAGCCGCTCTGGGAGGGTGGTGCTGCCCTCAGCGATGACGAGATGCGGGGTGATGCAGAGCCCTGGCAGCGACTCGGCCCAAGCTCTCTTGCTGCGGGGCCTGGCTGGACTGCACCTCGCGCAATGGATCCTCGGGAAATCGAAGAGGTCATCCAGCGCTTCGTGGATGCCACCGTGCGCGCGGAGAAGGCGGGATTCGACGCGGTAGAACTGCACTTCGGACACGGCTATCTGATTGCGAGCTTCCTGTCGCCGAACTCGAACCATCGGGACGACGAATGGGGTGGAAGCCTAGAAGGTCGAATGAGACTGGCCTTGCAGGTGGCCTCACGGGTCCGAGATGCGTGGCCTGCAGGCAAGCCTCTGTTCTGCCGGCTGTCCGCGGTCGATGGCAGCGTGGATGGATGGAGTCTCGATGACTCAGTCGTCCTCGCGCGAGAGCTCGCGCAGCTGGGCGTTGACGTCATCGACTGCTCCTCTGGGGGCTTGACCGAGGAGACGCGTGCGCTGCCGGTCCCTCGGGGACTTGGCTTCCAAGTCCCGTTCTCGGAGCGCATCCGCCACGACGCCAATGTTCGAACCCAAGCGGTCGGAATGATTGTGGACGCCAGCCAGGCGGAAGCGGTGCTGCAGGAGGGCAAGGCGGACCTCATCGCCTTGGGACGAGAAGCGCTGTTCGACCCCTACTGGGCGCATCACGCAGCGACGACGCTTGGCGTAGACCCGAAATATCAACGCTGGCCCATCCGTCACGGTGTTTGGCTTGCCAAGCGTGCGCCTGGGTTGGCGCGGGCTCGCGCGCAAGCCGCTGAGCAGCTGATATCTCCCTCATAA
- a CDS encoding SDR family NAD(P)-dependent oxidoreductase: MSTYLITGATSGLGRQVARRIASMGGHRLVLPARDAVKAKPLRTELLGLGAAEVSTPALDLSSLQSVGAFVETFRRDMPHRLDGVLLNAGSQSAKRLVETTDGIESTFAVNHLAQYLLLLGLEDCLSAQATVGWTASGTHDPAETAARLSGFRGARYTTAARIARGEYDDASIEQACKDAYATSKLCNIVTARAFARTGSATRTYFAFDPGLMPGTGLAREQGPLMQWIWKTVLPRLASLLPGTSSTERSSAVLTDLLIGTLRGSHNGAYFNYTGKQLEPAHPAQEKAVEEDLLSTSNQLVARFVQAAA, from the coding sequence ATGTCCACCTACCTCATCACCGGCGCCACTTCAGGGTTGGGCCGCCAGGTCGCGCGTCGCATCGCCAGCATGGGCGGGCACCGCCTGGTCCTACCCGCCCGCGACGCAGTCAAGGCCAAGCCGCTTCGGACCGAACTGCTCGGGCTCGGCGCCGCCGAGGTAAGTACGCCGGCGCTGGACCTGTCCTCCCTTCAAAGCGTCGGCGCCTTCGTCGAAACCTTCCGCCGCGACATGCCGCACCGACTCGACGGCGTGCTGCTAAACGCAGGTAGCCAGTCTGCCAAGCGCCTCGTGGAGACCACCGATGGCATCGAGTCCACTTTCGCCGTGAATCACCTGGCACAGTACCTGCTCCTGCTCGGACTCGAGGATTGCCTCTCGGCGCAGGCGACGGTCGGCTGGACGGCAAGCGGCACCCACGACCCAGCGGAGACGGCGGCCAGGCTGTCGGGCTTTCGTGGTGCCAGGTACACCACGGCGGCGCGCATCGCTAGGGGGGAGTACGACGATGCCTCGATCGAGCAGGCGTGCAAGGATGCGTATGCCACTTCCAAGCTCTGCAACATCGTGACGGCCCGCGCGTTCGCCCGCACGGGCAGCGCGACCAGGACCTACTTCGCCTTCGACCCGGGCTTGATGCCCGGTACGGGGCTCGCGCGAGAGCAAGGCCCGCTGATGCAATGGATCTGGAAGACCGTCCTGCCTCGCCTTGCGAGCCTCCTGCCTGGCACGAGCTCGACGGAGCGCTCCTCGGCGGTTCTCACCGACCTGCTGATTGGCACCTTGCGCGGCTCGCACAATGGCGCCTACTTCAACTACACGGGCAAGCAACTCGAGCCCGCGCACCCTGCCCAGGAAAAGGCGGTCGAAGAGGACCTGCTCTCGACAAGCAACCAGTTGGTTGCGCGTTTCGTGCAAGCTGCAGCCTGA
- a CDS encoding VOC family protein, producing MLIKKVHHVAYRCIDAKQTVEWYQKHLDMQFVLAIAEDEVPSTKAPDPYMHIFLDAGQGNVLAFFELPSQPPMDRDRNTPAWVQHLALECDSVETLLATKERLTAAGVEVLGPTDHTIFKSIYFFDPNGHRLEIAANTGTPEMMRKLNEVKWDMLEEWSKTKRAPKHAAWMHDGSLTRGT from the coding sequence ATGCTTATCAAGAAAGTTCACCACGTCGCCTACCGTTGCATCGACGCCAAGCAGACCGTCGAGTGGTATCAGAAGCATCTCGACATGCAGTTCGTGCTGGCCATTGCCGAGGACGAAGTTCCGTCGACAAAGGCGCCTGACCCGTACATGCATATCTTCCTGGACGCTGGGCAGGGCAACGTGCTCGCGTTCTTCGAGTTGCCGAGCCAACCGCCGATGGATCGTGACCGCAACACCCCGGCTTGGGTACAGCACCTTGCGCTCGAGTGCGACTCGGTCGAAACATTGCTGGCCACAAAAGAGCGGCTGACCGCGGCTGGCGTCGAAGTTCTCGGTCCAACGGACCACACCATCTTCAAGTCCATCTACTTCTTCGACCCCAATGGCCATCGGCTGGAGATCGCGGCGAATACCGGTACTCCGGAAATGATGCGCAAGCTGAATGAGGTCAAGTGGGACATGCTAGAGGAGTGGTCCAAGACGAAGCGTGCGCCCAAACACGCGGCCTGGATGCACGACGGCAGCCTCACTCGAGGGACCTAA
- a CDS encoding porin — translation MKKRRLTSLLVLGAAGAASAQSNVTLFGVVDASVSRYSTSSRDERSGVTYSPLGLPASFDPNFANQGHIRIGRTALASSGFNQSRLGFRGTEDLGGGLAASFWLEAPMSNDDGQTGLSTFSRRSTVSLSGPFGEVRLGRDYTPSLWNDTVFDPFGTSGVGTNLIFSASVAPNVIAGVPAASVGIPSVLNSNYVRASNSIGYFLPPDLGGFYGQVMYTFHEKSKYTPATLTPETPVNNARAGRYLGARFGYGKGPLDIALAHGDSIVGDNFYAGTTTHTRTSNVGASYDFGPLKLLGEFSRVRRYDNATLAPVLSAERSGFKGYLVGFTVPVGAGLVRASFAKVTYDTSVLRNLSEPEASQWAIGYVHHLSRRTALYATAARLRNKQGAALNVLGAPAPLRNPIMTPYSSTGYDFGIRHAF, via the coding sequence ATGAAAAAAAGACGACTGACTTCCCTGCTCGTTCTAGGCGCCGCCGGTGCAGCGTCGGCGCAATCGAACGTGACCTTGTTCGGCGTCGTGGACGCATCGGTCAGCCGCTACTCGACAAGCTCGCGTGACGAACGGAGTGGCGTCACTTACAGTCCTCTGGGACTGCCAGCCTCGTTCGATCCGAACTTCGCCAATCAAGGCCACATTCGTATCGGAAGGACGGCGCTGGCGAGTTCGGGCTTCAATCAGAGCCGCCTAGGATTCCGGGGAACTGAGGACCTGGGCGGCGGCTTGGCCGCCAGCTTCTGGCTCGAGGCACCGATGAGCAACGATGATGGTCAGACCGGGTTGTCCACGTTCTCCCGCCGTTCGACTGTCAGCCTGTCAGGGCCCTTCGGCGAAGTGCGCCTGGGACGTGACTACACCCCATCGCTGTGGAACGACACGGTCTTCGACCCCTTCGGCACCAGTGGCGTCGGCACCAACCTGATCTTTTCAGCGTCTGTCGCGCCGAACGTGATCGCCGGCGTGCCCGCTGCCTCCGTTGGCATTCCATCCGTTCTTAATAGCAACTACGTGCGTGCGAGCAATTCAATCGGCTACTTCCTTCCACCGGACTTGGGGGGCTTCTACGGCCAGGTGATGTACACCTTCCACGAGAAATCCAAGTACACCCCGGCCACACTGACACCCGAAACACCCGTGAACAATGCGCGGGCAGGTCGCTACCTTGGTGCGCGTTTCGGCTACGGCAAGGGGCCGTTGGATATTGCGCTGGCCCATGGTGACAGCATCGTTGGCGACAATTTCTACGCAGGTACCACGACTCACACAAGGACGAGCAATGTCGGTGCCTCCTATGATTTCGGACCGTTGAAACTGTTGGGCGAGTTCTCCCGCGTTCGCCGGTACGACAATGCAACGTTGGCGCCGGTCCTGTCCGCTGAGCGGAGCGGGTTCAAGGGGTATCTGGTGGGTTTTACCGTGCCGGTTGGTGCCGGTCTTGTCCGAGCATCGTTTGCCAAGGTGACGTACGACACGAGTGTCCTTCGCAACTTGTCGGAACCAGAGGCCAGCCAGTGGGCGATCGGTTATGTTCATCACCTGTCTAGACGCACCGCTTTGTATGCAACTGCGGCACGCCTGCGCAACAAGCAAGGGGCGGCGCTGAACGTGCTCGGCGCCCCTGCCCCACTGCGCAATCCGATCATGACACCGTACAGTTCGACGGGTTACGACTTCGGAATCCGACACGCTTTCTAG
- a CDS encoding DMT family transporter gives MTLIAAMAIWGLNVAVVKQLTHSFDTSMLAALRMVVALAVLSVILVWKRCVVFDISWKQVRTLFVAGVLMVYLNQLLFAEGLQRSTATNGALIMALSPLVSAVLAALMFRETLSLQRLLGVALGFVGVAAVVLSHPGAGLSLASTGDLMLVAGVVSFAAGGALVQRLARCMHPLTISWAIYLVGASMLVVQVVAGSPPLKLEVLFPGWWPWALILFSGVMATALSNLLWNRAIATIGVARTAVFLYWVPVFGVLFAAVLLDERLTVWHLAGFVAVMAGTFLGTRQPLASSSSNS, from the coding sequence ATGACCCTCATCGCTGCCATGGCGATTTGGGGACTGAACGTTGCGGTCGTGAAGCAGCTCACGCATAGCTTCGACACATCGATGTTGGCTGCATTGCGCATGGTCGTGGCGCTCGCAGTGCTGTCTGTCATCTTGGTTTGGAAGCGCTGTGTCGTCTTCGACATAAGCTGGAAGCAGGTTCGGACCTTGTTTGTAGCTGGTGTCCTGATGGTCTACCTGAACCAGTTGCTTTTCGCAGAGGGGCTGCAGCGCTCTACTGCAACGAACGGTGCTCTCATCATGGCGCTCAGCCCGCTGGTCTCGGCAGTGCTCGCCGCGCTCATGTTCCGCGAGACCTTGTCTTTGCAGCGCCTGCTTGGTGTTGCCCTGGGTTTCGTGGGCGTCGCAGCGGTGGTGCTTAGCCATCCCGGGGCCGGACTCTCTCTGGCGAGTACCGGTGACCTGATGCTGGTCGCGGGTGTCGTGAGCTTTGCAGCGGGAGGCGCGCTTGTGCAGCGTCTGGCTCGCTGCATGCACCCGCTGACGATTAGCTGGGCCATCTACCTGGTTGGGGCCTCTATGTTGGTCGTCCAGGTTGTCGCGGGGAGCCCCCCATTGAAACTCGAAGTGCTCTTCCCTGGGTGGTGGCCATGGGCGCTGATTCTGTTCTCCGGCGTGATGGCCACCGCCTTGAGCAACCTGCTGTGGAACCGAGCCATCGCCACTATCGGCGTTGCCCGTACAGCGGTCTTTCTTTACTGGGTCCCGGTCTTCGGTGTTCTCTTTGCTGCAGTTCTGCTTGACGAGCGATTGACTGTTTGGCATTTGGCAGGGTTCGTTGCCGTGATGGCAGGCACCTTTCTTGGCACCAGGCAACCGCTTGCGTCCTCCTCATCCAATTCCTGA
- a CDS encoding EthD domain-containing protein encodes MTVRMGLIRKKADWTFEDFDSYWRGSHGALARQAPNLREYWQNPVVDRLQRGIEFARGPWDFDGFSQLWFDDAEQSSHAFNDSGLAADLIKDEQHFLGDLHIATADQQVVIPVPAKEERAKLLKRMSIIKRLPSMSEEDFRREWKVHGDFVRKMSGVSAYRQNVIVARELVKGQPGSYEEFPIDGIVELWFKDVPTLEAAFNSPQGKETMAHARTFLFEITAFVVAERQIL; translated from the coding sequence ATGACTGTACGTATGGGCTTGATTCGCAAGAAGGCCGACTGGACGTTCGAGGACTTCGATTCCTACTGGCGTGGCAGCCATGGGGCACTTGCACGCCAAGCACCCAATCTCCGCGAGTACTGGCAGAACCCGGTGGTCGACCGGCTCCAGCGCGGCATTGAGTTCGCGAGAGGGCCTTGGGACTTCGACGGCTTTTCGCAGCTCTGGTTCGACGACGCCGAGCAGTCAAGCCACGCGTTCAATGACAGCGGGCTGGCCGCGGACCTCATCAAGGACGAGCAACACTTCCTCGGTGACTTGCACATCGCTACTGCGGACCAGCAGGTGGTCATTCCGGTGCCGGCCAAGGAGGAGCGTGCCAAGCTGCTGAAGCGGATGTCCATCATCAAGCGTCTGCCCAGCATGAGTGAAGAGGACTTCCGTCGCGAATGGAAGGTCCACGGCGACTTTGTGCGCAAGATGTCAGGCGTCAGCGCCTATCGCCAGAACGTCATCGTGGCGCGCGAATTGGTGAAGGGCCAGCCCGGCTCCTACGAAGAGTTCCCCATCGACGGGATTGTCGAACTGTGGTTCAAGGACGTCCCGACGCTGGAGGCCGCGTTCAACTCTCCCCAAGGCAAGGAGACGATGGCCCACGCGCGGACATTCCTATTTGAAATTACTGCCTTCGTGGTGGCAGAGCGGCAAATACTGTAG
- a CDS encoding CoA-transferase, whose amino-acid sequence MKRPVPLEQAVAMVPDGTVVMVGGFMGVGTPMRLIDELVRQRRRNLTLISNDTARPGVGVGRLIGAGLVTDATGAALTLGAALR is encoded by the coding sequence ATGAAACGGCCCGTCCCGCTCGAGCAGGCGGTAGCCATGGTCCCGGACGGGACGGTAGTGATGGTGGGCGGGTTCATGGGCGTCGGTACTCCGATGCGCTTGATAGATGAACTCGTTCGCCAACGTCGAAGGAATCTCACCCTCATCAGCAACGACACAGCGAGGCCAGGCGTGGGCGTTGGGCGGCTCATTGGTGCGGGTCTTGTGACCGATGCAACCGGCGCAGCGCTAACTCTTGGCGCGGCGCTCCGGTGA
- the fahA gene encoding fumarylacetoacetase, which translates to MTTLNETHDPELKSWVTSANKAGCDFPIQNLPFGRFRRTGIEDGWRIGVAIGDQVLDLRAAGLVDNDDMNTVMAASPEARQALRRELSDGLREGSTQRPAWTRALVPQNECEYSVPCRIGDYTDFYTSVHHATTVGKQFRPDNPLLPNYKWVPIGYHGRASSIGVSGGTFKRPRGQTRAPDAQAPSLGPSKRLDYELELGWFVACGNEQGEPIEIGNAEAHLFGVTLFNDWSARDIQGWEYQPLGPFLSKNFASTVSPWMVTMEALAPFRAAFERPADDPQPLPYLDSDANRARGAFSISLEVLVQTAKMREAGEAPVRLSATNTSRAAYWTPAQLVAHHTVNGCNLQAGDLLGSGTLSGPEPSEAGSLMELTGSGKSPVTLPNGEVRSFLEDGDTLILRGWCEADGAIRIGLGECSGTVAAS; encoded by the coding sequence ATGACCACACTGAACGAAACGCACGACCCAGAGCTCAAGAGCTGGGTCACGTCTGCCAACAAGGCAGGCTGCGACTTCCCCATCCAGAACTTGCCCTTCGGGCGCTTCCGGCGAACTGGCATCGAGGACGGATGGAGAATCGGCGTCGCCATCGGCGACCAGGTCTTGGACCTGCGTGCCGCAGGCCTCGTTGACAACGACGACATGAACACCGTCATGGCTGCGTCCCCCGAAGCGCGACAAGCGCTGCGACGCGAGCTGTCCGACGGCCTGCGCGAAGGCAGCACCCAGCGTCCAGCCTGGACGAGAGCTCTAGTGCCGCAGAACGAGTGTGAATATTCAGTACCGTGCCGAATAGGCGACTACACCGACTTCTACACGAGCGTTCACCACGCGACTACCGTCGGCAAGCAGTTTCGCCCTGACAACCCACTGTTGCCAAACTACAAGTGGGTACCTATCGGGTACCACGGCCGCGCCTCTTCCATCGGCGTGAGCGGCGGCACTTTCAAGCGACCGCGCGGCCAAACAAGAGCTCCGGACGCGCAGGCGCCCAGCTTAGGCCCGTCCAAGCGTCTGGACTATGAGTTGGAGTTGGGCTGGTTCGTCGCGTGTGGCAATGAGCAGGGGGAGCCAATCGAAATCGGCAACGCTGAAGCTCATCTCTTTGGTGTGACGCTGTTCAACGATTGGTCGGCACGGGACATCCAGGGTTGGGAATATCAGCCTCTGGGTCCCTTCCTGTCGAAGAACTTCGCCAGCACTGTGTCGCCATGGATGGTGACCATGGAAGCGCTGGCTCCATTCCGCGCGGCGTTTGAGCGACCCGCAGATGACCCGCAGCCTCTTCCATACCTGGACAGCGATGCCAATCGCGCAAGGGGCGCGTTCTCCATTTCGCTCGAGGTCTTGGTTCAGACAGCCAAGATGCGCGAGGCGGGCGAGGCGCCGGTGCGGCTGTCGGCAACCAATACCAGTCGAGCTGCCTACTGGACGCCCGCGCAACTGGTTGCCCACCACACCGTCAACGGCTGCAACTTGCAGGCGGGGGACCTCCTGGGTTCGGGAACGCTCTCGGGGCCAGAACCAAGCGAGGCCGGCTCGCTGATGGAGTTGACGGGCAGCGGCAAGAGCCCGGTCACGCTGCCAAACGGGGAGGTACGCAGCTTCCTGGAGGATGGGGACACCCTCATCCTGCGCGGCTGGTGCGAAGCCGACGGGGCCATACGCATCGGTCTTGGCGAGTGCTCGGGAACAGTGGCGGCGTCATGA
- a CDS encoding Bug family tripartite tricarboxylate transporter substrate binding protein: MTSVSIFVKALAALLASAVTASHAWPVRPVRVIVPAAAGTAPDVAMRVVAERMAGSLGQPVVVDNRPGAGGVVAMKALQASRDDHALLFVITSTASIAPVTIRAASSFDYVRDLRPVVRLAQTPLMIVAAPNVKEASLGEVVDAAKKQPGRIAFGTPGASTLGSLAVQWLSDTTGAKFNAIPFLRPADSIGAVATAEVSYFIDGISVVLPFVRANKVKPIAVLSATKLPGLEAYPLGVETIKDFEVVGRFGLMAPQEFSAEAIDSVGKAAISALKDPRVVLKLTNLGLYPQAGNASEYLDTLKREIELWHAVVKRAGITAE, translated from the coding sequence ATGACCTCAGTCAGCATCTTTGTCAAAGCTCTCGCGGCCCTTCTTGCATCTGCGGTGACCGCATCGCATGCATGGCCTGTACGACCGGTTCGCGTCATCGTGCCCGCGGCTGCCGGGACCGCTCCAGACGTTGCGATGCGCGTGGTTGCCGAGCGCATGGCGGGAAGTCTCGGACAGCCGGTCGTCGTGGACAACCGGCCCGGTGCCGGGGGCGTCGTGGCGATGAAGGCCCTGCAGGCGTCGAGGGATGACCACGCGCTCCTGTTTGTCATCACGTCGACTGCATCCATTGCGCCTGTCACCATTCGTGCAGCTTCCTCGTTCGACTACGTCAGGGACCTGCGGCCGGTGGTTCGCCTTGCGCAGACACCCCTGATGATCGTGGCGGCACCGAACGTCAAGGAAGCTTCCCTGGGCGAGGTGGTCGATGCAGCGAAGAAGCAACCAGGAAGAATTGCATTCGGAACACCAGGCGCCAGCACCCTGGGAAGTCTGGCGGTTCAATGGTTGTCAGACACGACAGGTGCCAAGTTCAATGCCATTCCATTCCTGCGGCCTGCGGACAGCATCGGCGCCGTTGCGACGGCGGAGGTCTCGTACTTCATCGATGGCATCTCGGTCGTGCTGCCATTCGTGCGTGCGAACAAGGTCAAGCCAATTGCGGTGCTTTCGGCCACAAAGCTGCCTGGCCTCGAGGCGTATCCACTCGGTGTCGAAACCATCAAAGACTTCGAAGTGGTGGGGCGTTTCGGTCTGATGGCACCGCAGGAATTCTCCGCGGAAGCGATCGATTCTGTCGGCAAAGCTGCGATCTCGGCGCTCAAGGATCCCCGGGTCGTGCTCAAGCTCACGAACCTGGGTCTCTACCCACAGGCAGGCAATGCCTCGGAGTACCTCGACACGCTCAAGCGGGAGATCGAGCTTTGGCACGCTGTCGTCAAGCGAGCCGGCATCACCGCGGAGTAG
- a CDS encoding EthD domain-containing protein: protein MMKRMTLLAKKEGLSTSDFRAYWAGPHAKLALGMEGISKYTHNRVDKVLWASGGEPAFNVDGIVELLFADGEAMRLAQSSAVGKKFIPADEPLFLKGWTLCVVDVQGEEAHGEFAKVLVPFHGQAEARNALWSELASVAAATGTKVALNWTASTAKREQLWTEPFPPTGFVAVWFASVAMAHEAFEPRSELRQVIERHTTDGVAYLIDKLCIR from the coding sequence ATGATGAAGCGAATGACCCTTCTGGCCAAGAAGGAAGGGCTGTCCACCAGCGACTTCCGGGCCTATTGGGCCGGCCCGCACGCGAAGCTCGCGCTGGGGATGGAGGGTATCTCCAAGTACACCCACAACCGTGTTGACAAGGTGCTATGGGCGAGCGGCGGCGAGCCTGCCTTCAACGTCGACGGAATCGTGGAACTCCTCTTCGCCGACGGGGAGGCCATGCGTCTGGCGCAGTCTTCTGCAGTTGGCAAGAAGTTCATTCCTGCCGACGAACCGCTTTTCCTGAAGGGATGGACCCTTTGTGTGGTGGACGTCCAGGGGGAAGAGGCTCACGGTGAATTCGCGAAGGTGCTCGTTCCCTTTCACGGACAAGCTGAGGCTCGTAACGCGCTGTGGTCGGAACTTGCAAGCGTGGCAGCTGCCACGGGAACCAAGGTTGCGCTCAACTGGACGGCGTCGACCGCGAAGCGAGAGCAACTTTGGACAGAGCCTTTCCCACCTACCGGGTTCGTCGCAGTGTGGTTTGCCAGCGTAGCCATGGCCCATGAAGCCTTCGAGCCCAGGTCAGAACTGCGCCAGGTCATCGAGAGGCACACCACTGATGGCGTCGCCTATCTCATTGACAAACTCTGCATCAGATAG